One window of Papaver somniferum cultivar HN1 chromosome 9, ASM357369v1, whole genome shotgun sequence genomic DNA carries:
- the LOC113307817 gene encoding low temperature-induced protein lt101.2, with amino-acid sequence MGSETFVEIILAILLPPIGVFLRYGCGVEFWICLLLTILGYIPGIIYAIYVLVG; translated from the exons ATGGGTTCAGAAACATTTGTAGAGATAATATTAGCAATACTTTTACCACCAATTGGTGTCTTCCTCCGTTATGGCTGTGGA GTGGAATTCTGGATTTGTTTGTTGTTGACGATATTGGGATACATTCCTGGAATTATATATGCAATCTATGTATTGGTAGGGTAG
- the LOC113314050 gene encoding uncharacterized protein LOC113314050: MLSSLRRTRNFNGVRSTPTNHFYCFLYTHHRSSSLSFLNFSSFPNYNNSSSSSFVVNYLINSCGLSENQAIAASTKINFKTSTKPDSVLNLLENYGFTKQHISKTICQYPYVLSNDPQKTLKPKLDYFNSKGLSGLDLAKVVSSTTGILHRKLRSNIMVSFEILKNMVHSDKNVVTIIKRHSWLLTGNLYRKNLVANIEHLRDEGVPQSNVATFLVDQPCVLTTRTGKFEETVQDIKGMGFDPSQGKFLTAIKALNNMSKLTWETKLSAYRKWGWSDEEIQNAFKKDPRCMTHSEKKIMLIMDYFVNQMGYNPSLIAEYPLVLSLSLKNRIMPRCVVIQFLVSKGKIDKQISLRSLFGISEKSFLEKYVKKYEVDAPELLKVYQTSLSTSTS, encoded by the coding sequence aTGTTGTCTTCTCTCCGGCGTACAAGGAATTTTAATGGAGTTCGTTCAACACCAACAAACCATTTTTACTGTTTTCTTTATACTCATCATCGTAGctcatctctttcttttcttaacTTTAGTTCCTTCCCAAATTAcaacaattcttcttcatcatcatttgtGGTCAATTACCTGATCAATTCATGTGGATTATCAGAAAATCAAGCTATTGCTGCTTCtacaaaaatcaatttcaaaacctCAACAAAACCAGATTCAGTCCTTAATCTGCTTGAAAATTACGGATTCACTAAACAACACATCTCTAAAACCATTTGTCAGTATCCCTATGTTCTCTCAAATGATCCTCAGAAAACCCTTAAACCCAAACTTGATTATTTCAACTCCAAAGGACTTTCTGGACTCGACCTTGCCAAGGTCGTCTCTAGTACCACAGGTATCCTTCATCGTAAATTACGGAGCAACATCATGGTTTCCTTTGAAATCCTGAAGAACATGGTTCACAGTGACAAGAATGTAGTTACCATTATCAAACGCCATTCGTGGCTTCTTACGGGAAACCTGTATCGAAAAAACTTGGTGGCCAACATTGAGCATCTCAGAGATGAAGGTGTTCCACAATCCAATGTTGCTACGTTTCTTGTTGATCAGCCATGTGTACTTACGACACGCACCGGTAAATTTGAGGAGACTGTACAAGATATTAAGGGCATGGGTTTTGATCCTTCACAAGGTAAATTTCTTACTGCTATCAAGGCATTGAATAACATGAGCAAATTGACCTGGGAAACAAAACTGAGTGCTTACAGGAAATGGGGTTGGTCGGATGAAGAGATTCAAAATGCTTTCAAGAAAGATCCTAGGTGTATGACACATTCTGAGAAGAAGATAATGTTGATAATGGATTACTTTGTGAATCAAATGGGTTATAATCCATCGCTTATTGCTGAATACCCACTTGTTTTGAGTTTAAGCTTGAAGAACAGGATTATGCCGAGATGTGTCGTTATTCAGTTTCTGGTCTCCAAAGGAaagattgataaacaaatttCTTTAAGATCATTGTTTGGAATATCTGAGAAGTCTTTCTTGGAGAAGTATGTGAAGAAATATGAGGTAGATGCTCCGGAACTATTGAAGGTATACCAAACTTCACTATCTACTAGTACTTCTTAA